The sequence below is a genomic window from Haloferax mediterranei ATCC 33500.
CTTCGGCACGCGCTTCGAGTTCTTCGGCCCGGTCAGCGATGACTACTGCTCGGTCAGCGTCCCTACCGGACGCAACCCGAACCTCGAACGCGCTTTCTTCCATTTCCGTTCGGACCTCGCTGTCCGTCTGGGAAACGATAGTCGTGAGTTGTTGGCCCACTGTGACCCTGATAGTTTGGTTCGCCGCGGAGTCATTGCCGGACGAGACAGTGGTCGTGTTATTCGCTGCGTACCAACCGTCAGTGTCGACAGTAAACGCTACCGGGGTCGAGACAGTATTCGCTGCCCCGCTTGCCGCTGCTACGGGTGTGGCGACACCCAGCACCAGAGTACAGGCGAGCAGTACCGGGAGCAGTTTTCGCATCATATTTGTTTCCACTCTCGTCGGAGATATCATAAACCAGAATTACCGTGAGTACAGTTTTCGGTGAATTTCAAACTGTTTCAAATCGTTTCAGATTGTTGTACTTCGGAAATTCACACGTATCATAGGTTATAGCCTTCAATTACCCGTTCGAAAAGACATATCAAGAAAGATACTTAGAGATGTGAGACAGTCCACGCGGTTTATATATCGTACACTGCTACCCAGAGTCGTCTAGATGAATCGTCCCTCTGTGCGCACTATCCTCGTCAGTCTCATCGTCTTTAGTCTCGTCGGCGGAGCGCTCAGTGCTACCGGTGTGGCCACTGCACAGGTAGTTTCCATACCGACAGCAGCCACACAACCACAACCCAACATCGATACGACCGTTCTCAGAGTCACAGTCCACGAGAACACCTCTGCGACCTGGACACTCCAGGTCCGAACGCGACTCAAAACGAAACAGGACCTCACGGAGTATCGAGCGTTCCAATCGCAGTTCGAAAACGACACAAACAGTTTCCTCGGCCCGTTCGCAGCGCGAATCAATGGGACCGTTGATGCTGCGGAGCAAGCAACCGGTCGGGAAATGGACGCGACAGACTTCGCCGCGTCGACGAGCATCCAATCGCTGCCCCGGAAGTGGGGGGTAGTCACATACCAATTCCGATGGTGTAACTTTTCGACGCTCCGAGACGAGCAACTCGTCGTCGGTGATGTCTTCCAAAGCGGCCTGTTCATCGCTGAGAACGACACGCTCGAAGTGGTTTCACCTCCCGGCTACCGAATCAACTCAGTCAACCCACGTGCAACACAACGTGACGACGGCATTGTCTCATGGGATGGCCCCGAATCGTTTGCCAACGGACAACCACTCGTTGTCTTCGAGCCACGTGAATCAAATACGAATGCGACGAATACGACGAATACGACGAATACGACGAATACGACGAATACGACACCAGTAACAGAACCGAGCCGTGTAGCCAGTAACTGGCAGGTCGTTGGTGGTCTCGCGGTCGTCGGCGTGCTGTTCGTATTCGTGATCAGCACTCGATGGCGTAACTTGGAGGGTTCCAGTGGGGGAGTAGAAACAAGTGCTGATATCGGTGACGGGGCTGTCGGCGGACCCAACAGTGGATACGTCGACAGCAGCCCAGCCCAGATTGACGACGGTGGCGTCGATGACGCTGGCAACGGTAATAGCGCCGATGATGACGACGATTCCACCGATGGGGACACTAGTACTGACGACGGTAGGAAACAGACGAGGGATGGCACAGAACAGACGAAGAGCGGCCCAACATCCAAGTCAGTAGACCAGCATCCGACTGGGACCGAACCATCCGCAAAGAAGCAGCCAATCTTGACCGACGAAGACCACGTTCGGAAGGTCGTCAAAGATGCTGGTGGTCGAATCCGACAGAAGGACATAGTGACGGAACTCGAGTGGTCGAAATCGAAGGTGTCTCGGGTGCTCTCGCGCATGGAGGACGACGGGTTGGTAAAGAAACTCCGACTCGGGCGCGAGAACATCGTCGAACTCGTCTCAGAGTCTGACGAAGAATCGTAGGCTCCGTAGTAGGTGACTGGCGCGGCGATTCCATCTTTTCTCTATTTTTCCATTACACAAGTTTTGAGTTGTTTATAGTGTCAAAAACATTATTGGTGAAGTGTGTGACCATCAATCATGGACTACAACCTCTCAGACGAACAGCGAGCCATCCGAGACGAAGTCCGGCGGTTCGCGGAGAACGAGATTGCACCCGTCGCGGGCGAGTACGACGAGGAAGAGAAGTATCCCTACGAAATCGTCCAGAAGGCGGCCGAGATGGGGCTGACGGGCGCACACTTCCCCGTCGAGTACGGCGGCGTCGGTTACTCGTCATTCGAGAACGCGTTGGTCACAGAAGAGTTGTTCGCGGTCGACCCCGGTATCGGTCTCTGCATCACGAGCGCCGGATTCGGCGCGGAAGCCATCATCAACTTCGGGACTGAAGACCAGAAAGAGCGCTTCCTGCCTCCCATCGTCGACGGCGAGTCAGTCATGGGTACGGCAATCAGCGAACCACAGGCAGGGTCCGACGTAACGTCCGTCCGAACCACCGCCGAGAAAGACGGCGACGAGTGGGTCATCAACGGCAACAAGATGTGGATTACCAACGGGACCGTCGGTGATTACTTCGTCGTCATGTGCCAGACCGACCCCGACGCGGACGACCGGTACTCGGGATTCTCGCAAATCATCGTCGAAGCGGATAGAGACGGTTTCTCGGCCGACAAAATCACTGGAAAGATGGGGATTCGCGCCAGCGACACCGCCGAACTCATCTTCGACGATGTTCGCGTGCCCGAAGAGAATCTCGTCGGAACCCGCGGGATGGGCTTTCTCCAACTCATGCAGTTCTTCGATGAGACGCGGACCGCCGTTGCTGCGCAGGCGGTCGGTATCGCCAAGGGTGCCTGCGAGCAGGCACTCGACTACGCCAAAGAACGGGAGCAGTTCGGTCGCTCCATCAGCGACTTTCAGGCTGTTCAGCACAAACTCGCCGAGATGCACACCGCCACCGAGGCGGCCCGGCAGTTGACGTACAAGTCCGCATGGAGCGTCGACAACGACGAAGGCCAGTTGACCGCGCTGGCGTCGATGGCCAAAGAGTTCGCTTCTAACGTCGCAACCGACGTGGCCGACGAAGCCGTCCAGATTCACGGCGGGGCCGGGTTCGTCAACGACCACGACGTGGAACGACTCTACCGCGACGCGAAAATCACGCAGATATACGAAGGGACGTCGGAGATTCAAAAGAACGTTATCGCCCGTGAACTGCTCGGGAAGGGCATCTAACAGCCCAACAGGCGGTTCCCCGACCGCACTTCCGAGTTCGGGATGACCGTTTTATTCTTCGCTCTCGTAATTCAGGAGTGGCACCTTTCGACGCGATACTGTTCGACCTCGATGGGACGCTCTGTACAAACGACCAATGCGGCGAGACCATCTACAACGGAGCGTTCGCCGCTGCTGACATCGAGCGCTTCGGTGACCCCGCCGACCTCTGGGCAGCGCTCGACGGCCCGCCGGACCCTGACAACCCTGAAGCGCACCTCACAGCAAGCTTCGAGCGGGTGGCAGCGCAGTACGGCCGCGAGTCGGTCGATGCGACGGCGCTCGCCCGTGGGTTCCTCGAAACAGTCGACCACACAGCCGTCTCGTTCTTGCCGGGTGCTAAGGCGGCGCTTTCGGCGGCCCGCGCCCGGTCACACGTCGGCCTCGTCACTAACGGGCCGGAACGCCGCCAGTCGGTCAAACTCGATGCACTCGGTATCGACGACGCGTTCGACGTGGTCGTCTTCGCCGGTGACATGCCGCGGCGAAAACCGCATCCGGACCCCTTCGACCGGGCACTCGACGCACTTGATGTCGGTCCCGCCGTGAGTCTCTACGTCGGCAATTCGCTGGAGTTCGATGTCGGCGGCGCACAGCGCGCCGGCCTCGATGCCGCGTGGTGCCCGGACGACACTGGAACCGACCTCGACCCGGGAGCCTACACTCCCGAGTACGTCCTGCAGTCACTCCACGAGTTCACCGATATTCTCGATACCCATTCTGATGTTCGCCGATAGCGGGATGGGAATCATCCAACGTTCGGTTGACACGAACTACTAATTCGGAGTGCGTGTTACTACCCGGCATGGTCCGAGAAGATGGCAAACGCAACTTCGTTCTCGTGGAGGACGACGGCGAAGAGACGAGCGTGTTCAGCGGTAAGTATCCCCGACAGGCAGCGTTGAAGGCCGCCCGTCGACTCCCCGCCGCACCGAGCCTCGAGGATGTGGATGGGAAAGCGACGATTCGACTTCGTGAGCGAGGGACCGACAAGGTGCACGTCTACGAAGGCTGGGCGTGGATTGAAGAGAAAGACGACGACGCACCCGACTGGATGGACGACGAAGTCACCCGGGCGAACGTCTCGAAACAGCGTATCGAGCACATCGAGTCGTAGGTGGTTGGTGCCGAGGCTGCCGACTTTTGTGTGGTGGCGTGGAGAGTGTGGGGTCGGGTCATTCTGGTTTTTGTGCGCTGATGTCTTGTCGTCGTTTGTTCAATCGCACGACATAATGAGATATGTGACAAAAAGACACTATCTGAATCACGGGTTTAAAATGCCTTATCAAACCGATAATAATCTACGCAGGAATTCGTCTCGGAGTCGGACATGCGTAAAATAGTCATGGTACTCGCCATCACCGGAGTCATTGTCGCCGGGACGGTGGCCGGTGCTGTTACTGCCACAGCCCAAGAACCAGGAACACAACCAATCACTGATTGTACGACAATCACCTCACCGGGCGTCTACACGTTAGGGAAGGACATCACGAACACCACCGCCGACACGTGCATCCAGATCGAAACCAGCGATGTCGTGTTGAATGGTGGAAACCACACCCTGATCGGCGACGGTGACGGGATTGCGGTCGACGCGACTGCAACCGAGGAGCGTGCCCAAGATGCCTACGAGAACGTTACGGTCCGTTCGCTCAACGCCGAGTCTTGGGAGACCGGGATTTCCTTCGTCAACACGCGGAATGCCACGGCGACGAACGTCGCTATCGCTGATTCGGTTGTGGGTGTTCAAATCGGGTCGGCCGAGTCACGACTCGGGTACGTGACGGCGGCACATCGCTCCACCGTCAGTAACGCAACACTCAGCAACGTCGACAGCGGCGTTCTCGTGGTTAAGTCGAACAACGCTACCGTCGTGGACAATACGCTCACCGACTACAGCGATACCGGCGTCCACTTCAATGTCGCCAGCAACTCCTCCGTCCACGGGAACGAGATTACCGACCCCAACGGCTCAGCGGGGACTGCGATTTCTCTCAGCGTCACGGCCCAAGAATACGGGGGCGGGGTCGACAACAACGTCGTCGCGTCGAACCGAATCGTGAACGGAACGATTAGCGTCAATCCCGATCAGTCACAATCCACCGGAAACCGGATCATCCGGAACGAGATCACGAACGGAAGTATTGCCGTCAGTTGGAGTCGAGGTGGCCACACACTCGTTGCGGACAACCGGCTTACGAACAGCGACGTCAGCGTAGAAGTGTCTACAAACGTCACCGTCGAGGACAACGTACTTACAAACCCCAACGAGGCACCTGAAGAGAGCATCTATCTCAGCGATGCGGGGTTGAATACCGTCCAAGACAACACGGTTATCGGCGCACAGACCGGTATCCTGCTCGATGCCGTCGCACAAGAGAACGCGATTGTGGACAACAAAGTTATCAATAGTGAGTCAGGAATCGAACTCGACGGAGACTCGGTGAACAACACAGTTGCCGAGAACACGCTTATCAACAACGGGAACGGCATTGTGGTCTCCCTTGTAAATACGTTCTCCGAGGGGACGAACGATGTCCGCAAAAACAATATCGTGAACAATGAAAACGGTCTCCTCGTGAAGGCAACGGACCGACCGCTTATCGTCGAGTCCAACAGCCTCAGAGCCAACACGAACGGTATCCTCATCCAGAAAACTATCACTTGTTCGCCCGATGCTGAGGGGGCCGAACTCGTCTCGGTACACGGCAATGTCATCGCCGGTAGTGGAGCCTACGGTGTGCTGAACGAGAACCAAGACATACTGAATGCCACAGGGAACTTTTGGGGCGCGAGAGACGGACCGTCGAGCGCGGACGACGAGATACCCGGTGACCCTGTGACGGGAACACTGGCAAACGGAAGCGGCACAGCCGTCTCGGAGGACTCAGGTCACGCCGGACAGTCGAACGTCCAGTTCGACTCGTGGCTCCAGCAGCCCCCCGAAGACGCGGAGAGAAGTAACGAAACGGCGTCATAACCGTCATAACCGCAGCGCTGTCCCGCGTCCTCAGTTTTCTTTGAACGGCCTCTAAGCGGACGGCAAGAGTAGGAGCGGACGACGAGTGTCGGTTTGTTCATCCACGGATTCGACAGAGGAGAATCCCGGGTTCCGGAACTGGGGATTCCTTCATGCGGTCGTCGGGCGAGAACAGGACCACCAAATATGATATATCAATTATGCGTAAGTGAGCGCGTCGTATGAATTTATGAGAAGGGAATAACTCTGCACAGAAGATGGCTGATGACCCGACTCCGCTCCGGTTTCGGACATACCCCTGGTTTCCCGTGCTCACTGTGGGAACGCTCCTCTTCTTGAGCATCCTCTCTGCTACCGGGACCGATTTAGGGGTGTTTGTAATCCTCCAGTTTTTCTTGCTCATGGGGCTATACGTCTCCGCCCTCCTCGGTATCCACGGAATACTCCGAGATATCGGTTCACTCAACGCGGTAGAGGCGGAGTGGCAACCGTCGTGGCCGCGGTATATCGCTGCGATCCTCGGCATCGCTGCGGGGGTGACGCTTATTACGGTCTTCCCGCCGGTACCGCTCCCAGAAGACAAGCCCCTCGGATTGCTTGGTCTCCTCGGCCTCGGTATCGTGTCGATCACGCTCGCGAGCGGCCCCGTTTGTCTGGTCTATCTGCTCATTCGGTGGCGACGAGTCGGCCTAAATTACTTAAAGTAGTAGGAACGTCGAATGGTAGATATGACTACCGTGATACCCACCTTCATTGGTATCGGACTGCTGATATTCTACTGCGGTGCTTTCGAGTGGTTCGCGCCGGAATATCACCGTCTCCCCTGGGTTGATCCACCGGACGGCGCAGGAGAGGTAACGCATAGCGGTCTGGAAGTGGTCGCCGGTGCGGGTTGCGTGTTCGTGATGTATCTGGCTGGTATTTGGTTCCTATTTGGCTGGATTCCGGTCTTCGATCGACTCGAGATGGTTCTTGTCCAGTTGTTATCCGCATTTGGACTGTGAGAGGGGTTCTGGGTATGACAGATTCAAATACTTCTCACTCTCCGCAGATGATCTGCAGACAGTGAGTTCCCACTACTGTGACGGAATTGTTGGTGCTCTACTCGGTCGTGACCGTCGTGTGGGTGTGAACCATCGTTGCGCGGTGGGTACCCGACCCGACTTGGAAGTGAATCGTGTGTTCGCCGGGTTCGTACTCGTCACCTAACTGTTCTGCGAGATCGAGACTGCCACTCGTCGAGCCATCGCCGAAGTGGATGTGGCGTGCGTCGCTCGGAATGACGTCGCCGACCGGGACGTGGTCGGTGTCGATGAGCGCGTGGAGATGACCAGCGTTCGAGTTGATTCCGTTACTGGACGGTTCGATGGTGTAGTTCTCGGCGGTGATGTCCCACTCGACGACGCTACCGTCGACACTCGTATCGAGGCTGAGGCTGGCCTCGTCACGAACGGTAACCTCGACAGTCTCGACTAGGTCCATCGCCTTGTGCTTACCGTCGCCGACCTGCAGATGGAGCGTGTGTTCGCCCGGTTCGAGTTCGAGAACACCATCCTCCTGACCAGTTCCGTAGTGGATGTGTGAGTCGTCGCTAGGGATAACCTCACCCGGAGTCACGGGTTCGGTGTCGACCAGGATGTGATAGTGGCCGGCACCTTCGTTGACCGCACCGGCTTCCTCGATGGTGACGCCGTCCGCGGTGGCTTTCCACTGTACGTACGTGCTGGTGAGTTCCGCCCCCGCGGACGGCACCTCGAACGAGACGCTGGCGTCGGAGCTGACGCCGTTCATGTACGTATCGGAGTCAGCAGTCGTGGTCACTGCTTCAGACTCCGTCGCGGTTTCTTGTTTCGTAGTCGTTTCGTTGGATTCGGTCTCGGTCCCATCTGATGGGGCACCGGTACAACCGGCGAGGCCGACAGCGACTGCACTTGCAATCGTTCCGACGAACGCCCGTCTCGAAACGTTGTTTCGCATAGACATTTTTTACGTTGATGCTGGTATGTCATCAAACTATAATTTTGCGATTGTCGATGAGTATCTGGATAGCTAACACGGAACGGGGATTGATAGCATCGAATAGGATAGTTTTTGTCGCACAGGGAGGCGTGCGCGATGGTGGTCAGACAGATCTGAAAGTATCGTGGTAATCTCTCGGGGTGCTAACCACTCAAAGAACTGACTAGTCGTATTACTGGCGTCCGACCTTACAACCGGACACCGTATTGGTTCTCGAACTTCTTCTTAAGCATAACGTAGGCGAAAACACTTCCAACGATGGCCGTCCCGAAGGCGATAAGCAAGAGAATATCTTCGAAGATGGTGAGGCTCACGCCCATGATGACGACGAAGTAAACGGAGGGCGCACCGTAAAGGAGGGCCTTGAGTAGGGATTCGGAGACGTCCTGTTGCTCTGAAGTATCCATACACAGTCGCCACACTCGGCCTATAAATTCACAATGTCAATCTGATAGTATATAGATGATAATTCATCCGACACAAGTCGGGCTTTGGTTCCCAATTGTGTACTATATGCTAGGTTTTTGGGGTCGTTCCGGTAGGGCGTTCCCCAGTTGGGGGTGCTTCTCGTCTACTCCCTTGTTCTCAATGATTGCCTACCCGACGTGTTTCCGGAAGATGAGGTCACGAGCGTTCCCTCCGTTTGCGTACTCGCCCGCTTCGTCCCTCGATTTGCCCTGCGTCGAGTGGATGAACCAGACTGACGACCAGGTACTGGAGCTTTTAGACGAATCTGACCTGATTCTCTTGCCTGCTGTCGTTGTGATGAATCTCGATTACACTCGGAACTGGGGTTCTCGCCGAATGAGCAAACTCAACGATGCCGGGGTGATTGAAGAGGTCGAGCGAGGGTACTACCGGATTTCTTCGAAGGGTCGCGCCTATCTTACCGGGGAGATCGACGCAGTCGAGTTAGAGAACAGCGAGTGAGGTAGCACCCATTTCCCTTACCCGTAAAGGGGGCGGGTGGATGGGTGGGTGAAAATCAAGGTGACAAATCAATTTGGGTGGTAGAATACGTTTTTCAATATGAAGCGAGATCCAGAAAATATGAAAGGAGAAGTTGAATTTTCTGAACTTGAAAAGAAGACACCGTTTACCACTGCTCTACGAGGTCGAGTCATTCCTGCTGGCAATATCTACGACCCGGAACATGACAATGAAGAATTGCCTGATTTCACACAGGGTGAAGACTGGTTGAATTTCGTTCCAGATGCAGAAGGCAATCTTCGATTCTATAAGGGAGAGCCAATCTCAGGAGTATATTTCGGGAAGGAGCCAGCAAATCCAGAAACAGACCTAAACAACACTTTTGTGGAGTTGTATTATCAAAGGCTATCGTTTCCGCACATTGCAGGTTTAGTCCCAAGTCTATTAGACGATTTACGAAATCTAGCCACTGTTTTGTCAAAGATGGCGCACTACCAGTCAAACATCCCAAGCGGTTCATGGGCAATTCAGAGATTCATTCAAACCGAACTCGAGTACCTATTCTTACAGTCCAGAAGTATCTACGATGGTCTTCAATTCATAATTGCAAACACCTGGAAAATGATATACTCTGTCGAGGAAGAAGACGATTTCAGCGCCCAACTTCCAACAAGCTCTTTCAGGAAAATGGCGCTTATAGGCGAAGACCAAGAACCGATCTCAGCTGATTCATTAGTGAAAAAGTACGGAATTCCTGAGTCACTGGCCGAGTTCTACTCTAACGAAGCACCAATATTTTCAAAAATCAGAGACTTCCGAGATTCAATTGTCCACCATGGAGACTCACCAGAAACGATATTCATCACGGAAGATGGGTTAGCTGTTGATACTACAGCAGAACCATATTGTAAATTTGACATCTGGGAAAATAATCAACTTCTTGAAAATGAACTTGCACCTTTGTGGCCATTTGTTGCCTATGTGGTGAAACAAACAGTAACTGCACTGGACAGATTCCTATCCGGGCTTCTTGCTAAGCCCCTGCATTTACCATACAAGTTGGCAGAAGGGTACGATGTGTATATGCGTGGCCCGCACATAACGAATTTAAACCATTTAGACAGTCTGATTTCTTCTGATCAGTGGGGAGAAGAGTTCGTTAACACCGTCGAAGACAGATTATTTTAAAGAAATAGTTTTCGAAGGACTATTCTTGACTGTTTCAGTTGAGTGGTTCCGCATCTTGAAGGATGGAATGAAACTCTTCCCAGTCCTCAAACTGCTCCTGAAACAAATCACTCGGCAGGTTCCACGCCCACAGCACAGCATCATCCGGGTCGTACTTCTCCAGCGTCGGTTTGAGGTACAGTAGAGCTGAAGGGGACTCTAGTAAAACTAGTAAGTAGAGGTTGGTGGGCTATGACTCAGCAACCCGCCCCGTGTAGTAGTCTATGATGAGTGAATCTGTGTAAGCGAACTGTACAACAGCAAAAGTTCGAGCAAAGATCAATACAGGAAGTAAGAATATAGTCATGACCAACGATGATAACCAGATAGCAGGGGTAGAAAAATTGAGCAACGACATCAACAACATCACACCTACAGCACCAACGACAGCGTATGTGAGATTTTGTGCAAGGATTAGTGTTCGACGTAGTCGCCGCGTAGATGGAGAAATCCTACCTTCCATATATGACATAAAGACAGAGTACACTGCGTGAGGCCCTTTTGTGTTAAAATCAAAGCCAAATTGGTTTTTGAATGTTTCTTCAAAATCTCCTTTAGTTTCTGTGAAGATAGTTCCTCTTTCTTTATTTGCGGCATATGATTCACGTGCTTTCATTAGAGGCACAATAGATCGGATTTTGTTGGCATACTTAGCGAATGCAAGATCAGCACGATCGAGAATGGCGAGATCACGTTCATTATCGTTATAGTAGTAAACGACCTGTCTAAATGGCAGAGGAACTCTGAAAACCGTCGCGCGAAACATCTCAACAAGTTCTCCAGCGAATAAAGCCAGAATCAACACAGAAAGTATAGTAAATTGATTATTTGGATCAGGTACAGGACCAACTACGAAAATATATGGGATGGATGAAGACAAAAAGACTAACCCAGGGACAATTCTAGTCATGATATCCCCGAGATCAAATCCAGCAAATTTTACATTTGATGACATATTGTTGCCTTTCTGTCTAAAGGTGCATATTTCTTACCTGTGTGGATAATTCACACCCCCATAGCTTTGATTGGAGTAGTCCTCTACGTGAATCACAGCATCCGCACTCTCCGGGTTATCAAAAGCATGTTCTTTGACAAGATGATAAGCGTACCACTCAGCGCTATGAACCACAACGTTACACTTCGAGCACCGCCACATCCCGACTCTTTTGAGGTCGTAGTGTAGCCTTGTCTCTTGCAGTACACGCTGAACTGGCAGTTTCAGTGGAGCCATATCGACGCCACCACCGCCGAGAAGGTATTCCTCACCGTCGCGGTCGATGGTTGCTTCCAGTCACCACTCTGACCTGAGCGACGCACGCCGGAACGATTCTGGTTTCTCCTCGTCTTCGCCGTTCACCACCGGTTCGACGAAATTGGTGTGCTTCAGAAAGGTCGACGTCCGAAAACGGGGGGCGCTGCAGGATTATGAACTTCACTCGCAACGCTTCGCGTTGCTCGCTAGTTCAAATCCTTCGCGTAGATGATTCTCTGCTCACGTTGTTCGCGGAAGAATCATGGGCGCTGCAGGATTTGAACCCACGGCAACTTGGTCCGAAGCCAAGCACTCTGTCCAGACTGAGCTAAGCGCCCTACACAACTTCGTCTGTTGCGGATTGTTTTAAATGGATTGATTCGTGACGGCGACTCCGCGCGTTTTATACCTGCACTCCATACAGTACCCGGTATGTCTCTCGGAGCACGGGCGCGCGGGTTCGTCGAACTCACCCGACCGGGAAACGCCATCGCCGCGGGCGTCCTCACCTTCACCGGGGCGTTCGTCGCCGGGGCGTCGCTCGGTGATACGCTCGTCGTCGTCGCTGCTATCCTCGCGACCGTGTTCGCCACGGGCGCGGGCAACGCGGTCAACGACTACTTCGACCGCGATATCGACCGAATAAATCGTCCGGACCGGCCTATTCCCCGCGGCGCTGTCACCGCCGCGGAAGCCAAGTGGTTCAGCATCGCCCTCTTCGGCGGTGCTGTCGTGTCGGCACTCGTGTTACCGCTCGTCGCCATCGGTATCGCGGTGGTGAACCTCGTCGCGCTGCTCGCCTACACGGAGTTCTTCAAGGGCCTCCCGGGCGTCGGAAACATCGTCGTCGCCGCGCTCACGGGCTCGACGTTCCTCTTCGGTGGCGCAGCTATCGGCAAACCGCTCGGGGCGCTCGTCTTGTGCCTCCTCGCCGCGCTGGCGACGCTGACCCGCGAAATCGTCAAAGACGTAGAGGACATCGCCGGTGACAAAAAAGAGGGCCTTCGAACACTCCCAATCGTCGTTGGTGAGCAAACGTCGCTGTGGCTCGGTGTTGGCGTCCTCGTCGTCGCCATTGCCGCGAGTGCGGTGCCGTTCATCCGTGGCGCGTTCGGCTTAGCGTACCTTGGGCTGGTCGTCCCCGCCGACGTCGTGATGCTCGTGGCGGCCGCACGGTCGTTCGAGCATCCGGGCGTGGCTCAACGCCGGCTCAAACACGGGATGTTTCTGGCTGCGTTCGCGTTCATCGTCGGCCGAGCCTCGTCGCTCGCAGGAGTCACACTATGACGATACTGCACGAACATGGGGTAGGGTTCTCTGAAGAATACCCTGAGAAGGTGAACATCCGATCCTCCAATCAAAAAGAATATTACCAGTTCACCGTATGGTCGTACTATCCGATGACTCCCGGCGAGCGGAAGCGTCATGCGATTGTATCCCTCGGAGTCGACAGTGAGCCGAGGTACTCGCATGTATAATCTGGGTGCAGACCTCGACGTTGAGGTCGAACCGGGGACGAATCTT
It includes:
- a CDS encoding helix-turn-helix transcriptional regulator, coding for MNRPSVRTILVSLIVFSLVGGALSATGVATAQVVSIPTAATQPQPNIDTTVLRVTVHENTSATWTLQVRTRLKTKQDLTEYRAFQSQFENDTNSFLGPFAARINGTVDAAEQATGREMDATDFAASTSIQSLPRKWGVVTYQFRWCNFSTLRDEQLVVGDVFQSGLFIAENDTLEVVSPPGYRINSVNPRATQRDDGIVSWDGPESFANGQPLVVFEPRESNTNATNTTNTTNTTNTTNTTPVTEPSRVASNWQVVGGLAVVGVLFVFVISTRWRNLEGSSGGVETSADIGDGAVGGPNSGYVDSSPAQIDDGGVDDAGNGNSADDDDDSTDGDTSTDDGRKQTRDGTEQTKSGPTSKSVDQHPTGTEPSAKKQPILTDEDHVRKVVKDAGGRIRQKDIVTELEWSKSKVSRVLSRMEDDGLVKKLRLGRENIVELVSESDEES
- a CDS encoding geranylgeranylglycerol-phosphate geranylgeranyltransferase — its product is MSLGARARGFVELTRPGNAIAAGVLTFTGAFVAGASLGDTLVVVAAILATVFATGAGNAVNDYFDRDIDRINRPDRPIPRGAVTAAEAKWFSIALFGGAVVSALVLPLVAIGIAVVNLVALLAYTEFFKGLPGVGNIVVAALTGSTFLFGGAAIGKPLGALVLCLLAALATLTREIVKDVEDIAGDKKEGLRTLPIVVGEQTSLWLGVGVLVVAIAASAVPFIRGAFGLAYLGLVVPADVVMLVAAARSFEHPGVAQRRLKHGMFLAAFAFIVGRASSLAGVTL
- a CDS encoding non-histone chromosomal MC1 family protein gives rise to the protein MVREDGKRNFVLVEDDGEETSVFSGKYPRQAALKAARRLPAAPSLEDVDGKATIRLRERGTDKVHVYEGWAWIEEKDDDAPDWMDDEVTRANVSKQRIEHIES
- a CDS encoding DUF4399 domain-containing protein, yielding MRNNVSRRAFVGTIASAVAVGLAGCTGAPSDGTETESNETTTKQETATESEAVTTTADSDTYMNGVSSDASVSFEVPSAGAELTSTYVQWKATADGVTIEEAGAVNEGAGHYHILVDTEPVTPGEVIPSDDSHIHYGTGQEDGVLELEPGEHTLHLQVGDGKHKAMDLVETVEVTVRDEASLSLDTSVDGSVVEWDITAENYTIEPSSNGINSNAGHLHALIDTDHVPVGDVIPSDARHIHFGDGSTSGSLDLAEQLGDEYEPGEHTIHFQVGSGTHRATMVHTHTTVTTE
- a CDS encoding acyl-CoA dehydrogenase family protein, whose translation is MDYNLSDEQRAIRDEVRRFAENEIAPVAGEYDEEEKYPYEIVQKAAEMGLTGAHFPVEYGGVGYSSFENALVTEELFAVDPGIGLCITSAGFGAEAIINFGTEDQKERFLPPIVDGESVMGTAISEPQAGSDVTSVRTTAEKDGDEWVINGNKMWITNGTVGDYFVVMCQTDPDADDRYSGFSQIIVEADRDGFSADKITGKMGIRASDTAELIFDDVRVPEENLVGTRGMGFLQLMQFFDETRTAVAAQAVGIAKGACEQALDYAKEREQFGRSISDFQAVQHKLAEMHTATEAARQLTYKSAWSVDNDEGQLTALASMAKEFASNVATDVADEAVQIHGGAGFVNDHDVERLYRDAKITQIYEGTSEIQKNVIARELLGKGI
- a CDS encoding MarR family transcriptional regulator translates to MRSRAFPPFAYSPASSLDLPCVEWMNQTDDQVLELLDESDLILLPAVVVMNLDYTRNWGSRRMSKLNDAGVIEEVERGYYRISSKGRAYLTGEIDAVELENSE
- a CDS encoding HAD family hydrolase; the protein is MAPFDAILFDLDGTLCTNDQCGETIYNGAFAAADIERFGDPADLWAALDGPPDPDNPEAHLTASFERVAAQYGRESVDATALARGFLETVDHTAVSFLPGAKAALSAARARSHVGLVTNGPERRQSVKLDALGIDDAFDVVVFAGDMPRRKPHPDPFDRALDALDVGPAVSLYVGNSLEFDVGGAQRAGLDAAWCPDDTGTDLDPGAYTPEYVLQSLHEFTDILDTHSDVRR
- a CDS encoding right-handed parallel beta-helix repeat-containing protein, whose amino-acid sequence is MRKIVMVLAITGVIVAGTVAGAVTATAQEPGTQPITDCTTITSPGVYTLGKDITNTTADTCIQIETSDVVLNGGNHTLIGDGDGIAVDATATEERAQDAYENVTVRSLNAESWETGISFVNTRNATATNVAIADSVVGVQIGSAESRLGYVTAAHRSTVSNATLSNVDSGVLVVKSNNATVVDNTLTDYSDTGVHFNVASNSSVHGNEITDPNGSAGTAISLSVTAQEYGGGVDNNVVASNRIVNGTISVNPDQSQSTGNRIIRNEITNGSIAVSWSRGGHTLVADNRLTNSDVSVEVSTNVTVEDNVLTNPNEAPEESIYLSDAGLNTVQDNTVIGAQTGILLDAVAQENAIVDNKVINSESGIELDGDSVNNTVAENTLINNGNGIVVSLVNTFSEGTNDVRKNNIVNNENGLLVKATDRPLIVESNSLRANTNGILIQKTITCSPDAEGAELVSVHGNVIAGSGAYGVLNENQDILNATGNFWGARDGPSSADDEIPGDPVTGTLANGSGTAVSEDSGHAGQSNVQFDSWLQQPPEDAERSNETAS